The region ACTAAATCCTTCAGGCATAAAAAGTACTGCagtgagacggagttatcgaggcatatctggagtctaaaggacaataacatcaattacacgctacgctgggcaatagagtctttcgcctcaccatacaaatgtggatcaaagagatgcgacctgtgccttacagaaaagttgtacataataaaagcagatacgcgccacctactgaacaaaagaaacgagttaatttctaaatgcagacacaagaacaaataccttttgtcgaacttaaaatagcacgctcccctagagtattagaatggtctttaaatgagttagaatgcaaatgtaagatctgtagcctgatgattgttcaaacatgaaacttgaagtcgctacgctgtgaagttgtctttcttgtaaacgttatatatatatatatatatatatatatatatatactcaacactggacaacttctggggaaaactgtaattgccccgAGCGGCATTTGagcccacgtccccctgatcactagtcgggtgtgatgaccactacactatcaggacaaccatgctggcaacatggctgattaatcatttaatgtgtggcatttccgtgggactccctaagggccagtttttctatgtgataacgctggatcaacaagtgattcacaggcggacaagggtaaatAATGTAAAGtgacagttaagtagatcccttgagctaACAACGTATCAcgcccaggaggatcgcaaatggattcacagtccaagttgaggagaaattgacaGAAAGTTActggaaactcaacactggacaacttcgggggaaaactgtaattgccccgagcgggatttgaacccacgtccccctgatcactagtcgggtgtgatgaccactacacttttaggacaaccatgctggggtgatacgttgttggctcaagggatctacttaactgtctctctctctctctctctctctctctctctctctctctctctctctctctctctctctctctctctctctctctctctctctctctctctctctctctctctctctttctctctctatatatatatatatatattggcaaatcttgaaaataaagttcGTCACCTTTGATGGCCAAATTTTCTCCAACCTAACTCGACTCTGTGTCTACCTCCTCAGCAAACGAGTTCGCCGCATCGCAGAGCTCTTGGTCACGCAAAGTTGTCAGCGTCCCTAAGACACTAACAAAGTGCAATAAGAGGAAAACAGACCCCCGGAAGACATTcacaagtaatcacatgattcaTCTTGTGTGCAATTTAGGATAAATCAGAACTAGTAAATATTTCAGTAAAATACTTCAAATTGCACTTGTAATTTGGTTagcctttgaaaaatttactctTGCTGACATGGCATGTcaattgtagcaatattcaatatcgagtttcaattcaatttaatgaaattcaaattaaatttaacgaaaattcaagtttcattcaattaaaattcaagtttaattcaataacaattttattttaattcaataaaAATTCAATAATCGGTCAGTAGGAAAGATGGACTGCGGGCTGTGGACTACGTATAAAAGACAAATGCGGACTATGGATTATAAACAACGTATAACCTGAAAATAATGCATAACATTTCATTGTGCTTTACTTCGCCAAAATATCTTATTAGAGTCAAAATAGCTCAAGCATTCCTCCATCAGggaaaaatttgattttgtcGCTTCAACATTCGTGGAGCAGCAgtcatggctcagttggctagtgcgctgCTTTCGTAGGaaaggtccccggttcgatcctcggtgacttaaacGTGTTTctactttcctctgatccgtgtagctatagctttaaatacccgtaaaacggagcactgacggaaagaggggggtaaagggcgcaccgtcggcttccattgataccagcctcgtagctgaaggaactactgaCGTTatataaagttactttacttCACTTTACTTTACATTCCATTCTTAAGGTGAAAAGGTAAATACTCAAAAGATGACGTGATTCAAAACTCAAGCTTTTATTTCATGTCTGGCTTCCTGTCACAAGTATATCCTGTCACAAGTCACAAGTAAAAGCttggaaatttgaaaaatacGCTAATTTCCATATCAAGTGGCTACTTCAATCATTGGATATTAAAGCAAGAAATGAGAGGCAATGCCATTAATGAATTCATTGATTCTACCTTGGATCAACACTTGAGCTGTTTTGATTTGGATTGCCATCTTAATTTACAACTGAATCTATTATTTCCTCCGCGGGGGTGTTGCCTAGAGGCAAAATCCCGAGGAAGCATCACTGTAGCTTAGAGGTACAGTGGTATAGTAGCGGAGCTCATGTACGCAaagcgcgccagcggagcaccTCGGGTAAGACATTTTGGAAAATCTATCCATTTGAAAAATTCTGGTAACGACGTCGTATACGCCCGTCCGTTCGCTCGCCCGTTCgcccgcccgtacagactgttaGGGTGGAGAATGGTGTTCGGACAAGTTTCCTTTGCGGGAAGTCGCATGGCCAAcgttgcatttggcaagccGCATTTTTCTGGCAGGCAATCACATTGACTGTCGTCAGTGTTCATGCTTAATCAAGACCAGTTTAGCTAAACGATTTGCGTTAGTTTCAAAAAAATCTGAGATCTTCGTCCAAAGACTGCAAACAACATTAGCCATCTAACTTCATTACTCTCgggtgtttttgttttaaccAGTAAGAATCAGCGTTAGGGGGGGTTACGAGCAGCGAAAAGGATCAGATGTCTCTTCTAAATTACGGATTACGGTTTACGGGTCTGTGAAAGGAAAGGCCGAGCGTTTTGTTTCGCAAGGTTGTAATGGCGCTATCTTTGGACTTTGCTGCgcatccaaaggctgttttgcCGCAAAGAATCCTTACTTGAAGAAGCAATTCCTCGGTGAACATGGGAtgagactaaaaaaaaaaaaaaaaaaagaaaggttcgTATTATTTTTGCCCCTCCATACAGATATTTATGTCAAGTTGCTTTCtccgatttttaaaaaaaaaatcgaacaaAAATTCGCATCTattctttgatttctttaaaatgttttgttctttcAACACGCCGTGAATTCACTTTGCACCTGAAATTGGTTTGGACTCAAAAATGCTAATACGTTTTATCCAAATGTTTGCTATCCAATAGTTTAGTTGGATGCTGAGACTTTCGTTTTTCCTGctattccttattttttaaacttactgAAGAAAAGTCAAGCGAAGTCCGGTGAAGTTTATATTGACATTTTATACTTTACATTGAAGTTTACAAGAGAAATTGTCGTGATGAGCATGGAAATACTTTCCGTCACTACAAtggcccactttcgatatattaaaattcggtcctaaacaaaaggcatcatctcgaggctctggggaataaactcatacaaatccctttatttattccccagagcctcgaaatgatgccttttatttaggactgaattttaacatatcgaaagtgggctattgtcCTTACTAAAAATCGCAAACTTTTAAGGCAattgtagtgaaaactattcaTCTTTTGTTTAATGTTTACGGCTGACGGGTTTTTCAGAAAGCCGTTTGTATGTTCTTCgtctgttattgttattgacaatgaCATGCTATCATTATCAGTGATCTCAAAAGTAATACTATTGACACCTTGTAGTCAAGGTTTGTAGTTTGCAATAATTTAGTCTGATGGAAGACAAGAATAAAACGAATGAAACCATTCTCAACTTAAAGAGATTTGCAGTTGATTCATGTTTATGCTTTCGCTCTGTCAAGATCACTTttctcaattaaaaataaagtcgATTTTGCCTAGTTTTTTCGAtgttattcaaaaaaaaaaaaaaattaggataGTACCCGCACTCTAATATAGAGTATAGAAACACGGCtatgacatcacacgaattttgattggttatgtagtcaggcgcgcgttttgattgtctggtaggaaatatgagcgtgtatcaagaaattTCGTTTCAATCAAGACgttaaaaaaccagcattttccttcttttgtcgaattatctttgagaaataatttgtaaaagcaatagacgACACTTGTttgagttgggagaattctcgacagttatgcaaaccctcgactgcgtctcgggtttgcataactgtctcgaattctcccaaatacccctcgtgtttagatgaggctagggaaacacgaaaaacgtcctctattgctgaAATAGATCACGAAAATGACACCATAAAATGATGGTGCCATCTGTCACGGAGTGTCACACGTTACATGTGCAATCTAGCGTTGGAGCAGCTATTCGAAAAAGTAAGAGAATGCTTTTGCCCGCCTTCATCTTAAGTCCGGTTTTTCACGAAGGGATCGTTAAGTGGCTAAATTATCTCACGACAAGGATGATCGTTTGGTTTGAGTCGTGGGACCGTCACGATCATTTGGGAAGCAATTTGATAATTGACGAACATTGTGCAAGCGCGAACGCAGTTTTTTTTCGGGAaacgatttgtcagacacagATACAGATCGCTGTTGAGAGATTGAAAGACTCAACCAGCAAGTCTTGTTAGAAAACGATTGAAGAGAAACATTAGTGCTTTGTAAAGTATTTACAAGGCAAACGATCggtgttgttccaaatatgaaCATATTGAAAGCTCGCGAAGGTATGCTGTCGTGAAGAGGTTGTTGTTTAGAACGAACTAATCTTGAACACGactttgaattgaaaaaaaaaggccacATTATTGTATTTTTGCTGGATTTTTGAGACCGTCAAtttcagttctttcaaagtgCTAGGCGgtaaaattttggaaaaattatCGGAACATAGAAAACTCTTAAACATGCAAAACCATGTCATAGGTAGCTTCATTGTTGGGAATACTCTAAACATTGCTGAATTCTAATTTTGTTACCAGAAGAGTTTTCTTCACAATTTTTTCACTCGATGTACCTTTTATTAATAATACCGTGACACCGTTTCAGCCCATTCATCCGATCAGATTTTATCACTTTTTGTTTCTTActattcatttggtcatttaatcctATAACTACGATTATATAATCCAGACCGCGTTGCCCGAAGAGTGGTTACCGCCTATAGccagtgttaaataccatggaaacctataggtgtTGATACATCTTAAtaaacggttagcgctaaccaggctttgagcaaccggTCCTAGATCAAGGACATCTAAATGAAGCATTGACATTAAACAGTGCAACATCAGGGGTTATTCACGTTACTCAATACTGAAAACTTCATCCCTTACAATATGCTGCATTTTTTAACAATGGCGGCAACATTGGGGTAAAATTTGACCTTacgtttcctttattttctatTTCGACTGGTACACCATCGTGTCCGCCATGAACATACCATCTAGTCACAACCCTTTTCCTTTTCGGTACTATTCGTTTTCTCCCCGGTTCAACATCAGTTGTTCTGTTTGTAAAATGGCCACCCCTTTACCTTTACCTGGGCCCTGGAAACATTGAATTCTACGTACAGCTATACTTAACAGCGGGGGCAGGTGTAgcgtcaactattactagtctttatttcaaatttaccctATAATTTAGTCACAAAATACAAATAACAAGCGCTTCTGAATATCACCTTAATTCTGGGTCAGTACTTTTCACAGATTGCATTCAGTGAACTGCCGCGATCGAGTCGTTCCATTCATAGTTTTCATAGAAACACCAttgatttgaagtgcgggttattgACGACAGATAAAAGTGATCCTCCCACATGTCTGGGCAGTTTagtaattgtctcttatagacaccaaataaatttcaggcagtgtcaacgggattcgaacccatcacctctgcgatgccggtccATTGctatcaactgagctataaaaccACTCAGTTGGCAGGAGTTCAacttgttgggctcatttgtccCCTTGTAAGGAGCGATCAATAAAAAAGAATCAGTGCGGATTTAAGcggaaagatagaagtgatcctcgcacttatctcaAAAATTTAAATTTGCACTTCTAAGAATTGAATGTTGAAGCGACaaacacgttttttttttctctccaactttttttctcgtttACCTCTCCCTCTGAAATTCAATTCCACTACAGTATTCGATGTCATCGCAATAATGGCGGTCGCGGTCATGTTTCTACCGGCTCCGctgtttttgctttattttttttttcttatggaTTTCAGTCCTTACGGCATGCTTTATTCTAGTCGATCGGATTTATCTGACGTCTGGCTTTCTGGAAGtattggttttccttttttttgttggtgcaaattgtcattatttgaacTCATTGTTGATGTATCGgactcgccatcttggatttagACTGGCACGGCGCCGTGGCTTTTTCCAGTCGTCAATTAGTCATTATCCGAATTCTGTTTCCACTTTTAATCTCACCCGTTTGATTGTCAGTGGTGACATCAGTGTGACTCCTGGCCCTGACGATATTCAGTTTATTCCTTCAAGAATCAGCGATCGCCGATGTTGTCCTCTATCGAATGCTTATCGCCGTCCAAACATTACGAACCTCACTGAGATCAGACGAGTTACATCTGCGGCTACGCCAATTCAAGTCCAGTTGACCCTATGTACTTTGAAAGCTCGTTCGCTCAGGAATAAATCCGCCCTCTTCTTTGACTATGTTTGTGATCGTAAAGCGGACGTGTTTGCCATAACTGAGACTTGGCTTTCGTTTAATGACTCGGCGGTGTGCAAGGAGATTACGCCTGCTGGGTATAAGTTTGTTCACTGCCCGAGGAGTGATCGTGTGGGTGGTGGCATCGGTCTTTTATTCAAGGATAGCATTCATGTTTCGAATATTTCTGCTGGTTCCAAGTCATCTTTTGAATTTGCAGAGTATTTCTTATTAAATGAGTCTTTGCGGTTTAGACTTGTTATTGTTTATCGACCACCTTATTCTTCGAACCATCCTCTTCCTATATCCACGTTTCTGGAGGAGTTTGCGGTTTACCTTGAATCGATAAATTTGTCGTCTGAGCCACTTTGTTTAACTGGCGATTTTAATGTTCTTGTCAATGATCCTAATGATTCTTCTGCTCGTTGTTTCCGCGAGTTACTGGAGTCCATGTCTTTAACTCAGCATGGAAATCTTTTAACACATGATCAGGGCCACACAATGGATCTGGTTATTACCCGAAATTCTGATAGTCTCATCTGCAGGGCTCCATTCACTGACTTCCCTATCTCGGATCATTTACCAGTGGTCTGTTCATTGAGGGTCGCCAAACCGCCCTCGTctgtttcttttgttccagTCAGGAAACTACGGGGGGCTATTGATCCCGCTGCCTTCAAGCGTGACATAATTGAAAGTGATTTGTTTCTTCACCCGTCAGATAACCTTGAAGAGCTCGTTTTGCAACTTCATGATACCTTGCGAGCATTGTGGGATCGTCATGCTCCTgtcaagagaaaacaaattcgCGCTCGACCCTCTGCTCCATGGATGACTGACGAAATTAGGTATGCAAAGCGAAAAAAACGAAAGGCGGAAAGGCGTTGGCGAGCGTCGAAAACACCTACTAATTTGGCTCTTTTTTCGTTCCCAGAGAAATCGCGTGACATATTTGATGAATAAAGCTCGTCAGGAATATTATAGGAATTTTATTGATGATAACAGCAATGACCAAAGAGAGTTGTTTAAGGCCAGCAAGTCCCTTCTCAATCTCGCTGAGGGCCCTACCTTCCCTCCATGTACAGATTATCAAGCTCTGGCTAATGAATTCGGTGAATTCTTTGTTCAGAAGATTGCTGGAATAAAGTCTATGATCTCAAGCACCCTGCCTGCTGAATTGGTTACTGATGCGTCATTTTCCGAATTCGAAATTTTATCGGCAAATGATGTACAGGCAATTATCCTGTCTACTTGACCCGTTTCCAACTGCATTACTTGTTGAACATCTTAATGAACTTCTACCTTCGATTACGAGAATGATCAATCTATCGCTGAGTACTGGTCATTTCCCTGACTCTTGGAAACTTGCGATAGTGCGACCACTCTTCAAGAAAGCTGGTCTTGAGCCTGTTCCTAAGAACTACAGACCAGTGAGCAACTTACAGTACACTTCAAAGCTGGTTGAGACTGTTGTTGCCAAGCAGCTGCATAAGCATTTGTCTTCGAATAACCTGCTTCCAGTGTATCAATCGGCGTACCGCCATCACCACAGTACTGAAACCGCTCTGCTTAAGGTTGTAAACGATATTCTACTTAATATGGATAAACAACGAGTGACTTTACTTCTTCTACTCGACTTGAGTGCTGCTTTTGACACTGTGGATCATGGTACGCTGCTACGGCGATTGAAAAACTCCTTAGGTATCCAAGGCAAGGTCCTCTCATGGTTCCAATCTTATCTGTCTGGTCGTTCTCAGTGCATTTCGGTACACAGTGCACTTTTAAGAAGATTCAATTTGGATTGTGCTGTTCCGCAGGGATCTTGTCTGGGTCCTCTTTATTCACACTCGACACCAGTAGATTGTTTCAAATTGTTCAGGCGCATCTGCCTGACGTCCAttgttttgcagacgatacTCAATTATATATTTCCTTCTGTCCCAATGACGCTATTAATGAGCTTTCTGCCTTAAATGCTATGGAGTCCTGTGTTGATGATATTCGTTCGTGGATGTTAACCGACAGTCTTAAGTTCAATGATGACAAGTCTGCTAAAGTTAACACTCATTGCATACGAGTGGGTGACTGCAACGTCTCAGCAGTCTCCTCTGCTAGAGACCTCGGCTCTTGGTTAGACACAAAACTGTCAATGGCTACCCACATCACGAAATTGTCTGGTTCTTGTTTTTATTATCTCAAAAATATTCGACTTTTACGGAAATACCTCTCTAGATGGTGCGCTGAAACTCTTGTGCATGCCTTTTTGCCACCTAGGATTGACTATTGAAACAGTATTTTGTATGGTATTCCTGACTATCACTTGAACAAGCTTCAAAGAATACAGAATGCTGCTGCCAGACTGGTTTGCCAACAGAGTAGATATTGCCATATCACACCCCTAGGCTTTAATTTGCATTGGCTACCAGTTAAATTCcgaattgtttttaaaattcttttaattACATTCAAGGCTCTCAAAAATAAAGCAACTACATATGTAGCCTCGTTAATTTCCATTAACTCACCTCCACGGTATAATCTAAGGAGCTCTCGTGACAGTCTCCTCCTTAGTTGCCCTAAAAAGTTGTCTAAAGTTACTCTTGGTGATCGCTCTTTTACATATGCGGCACCAAAATTTTGGAACGCTCTTCCTCTAGACCTTAGGTCTGAAAGCACTGTTGCTGGCTTCAAGACCAAACTTAAGACACATTTATTTCGTGAGGTGTTTTCATAGTCGACTTAacgttattttatttatatatattgtgATTTTCAACCTATTTATAGTAGTTATCTAAGTTTTTAGATTATTTAAATAATGATGTAATTTCTGAATTCTACCTCCATatgtaattttatattttagggTTAGTTCTTAACTTttattgtaatgcgcatttgagcATATTCAAATGAAATTTGCGCACTACAAatgttgtattattattattattattattattattattattattattattattattattattattattgttagaaGTAGCactagtagtaatagtagtagtcgtagtagtagtagtagtagtagtagtagtagtagtagtagtagtagacaGACAGACTACGTTTTGAAAGCTTGCGAAAACACTTATTTCTCTTATAATCTCTGATAAGCACTTCTCTGTATAAAATGGCGAGAATGACAGAACTCACGCACCATTTAAATTGCAGTTAGAAAACGTAAAATAGGCTGTTTGAAAGGCCCACCATGCATGCGCAAGGTCGCGTGAGGGTGTGAACAGCGGAACAGCGTTCATACAACACTCTAATGAGTAGCGTTTTATTCATATCAAGTTACTTACTAGTACACTCAAAATTCAGACGCCTACGATCAGAATTAGAATTTATGGCTTTCAAATAATCGTGTCAGTAATTCCCCCAATCCACAAGGACCTTAAGACAATCAGGCCATTAGCTAAAATCTTGGGTTCTAAATTTGCTAACTTGTGGACATTTCGAGAGGATGGAGAGATTTTACCCCTGAAAGAATACAATATGGAATTTACAACAATTTTACTTCAATAGGTCGGAAACAAGATGCCTGTGACACTTTTCACACTTTACTTGATAGCCTGTATGGTCGGGAGAAACATTACTGGTCAGCAATGCAAGCCTTCTGAAGTCTCAATACCTGGCAAAGCTCTCAATGGTCACACCTTTAAAGCCACCGTAGTCAGCGGACCTATTCAATGTCAAATGCTCTGTGAGAATGATCCAAAATGCAGGAGTTACAACTTCCACATTCTAACAAAAAAATGCGAATTGAATGACGAGACCAAGGAAACGAACCCTAACGATTTCGTCACAGACGATCAAAGGTTCTACATGAAACGCGAAGGTGGGTACTGTTCGTAATCTCGTGATGGTACTGGAACGAGCAAGGACTGGAGGCAAAATTTATTCCCTGCATGCACCTCTATCTAAACCTCGACCCAGTCCAACAGGTCGTGATACCAGTTATGGTATATTCAATCACTGTCCTACACTATTGGATGCAAGATAGTTGATTTGCTAACTGGTACAATAAAGAATATTTGTATCAAATATCTGTGGATTGATTACATTTTAAAGTAATCCAGTTAGGGTCCACAGTTCCAGAAGATCTCTGCCGTGCCAAGCCTTAGACCAATTTTGCTTCATAATTTAATACAATCGCTCGGCTCGCATGGATACATGATAAttaacggtttttttttttttttgcactggGGATCGACCTTTCTATAAAACCTAGATGATATTGATGAATGCACAGTGTTTCCCTTCACCTGTGACGTCAATGCCGATTGTCATAATACAGACGGCTCTTACATCTGCACATGTAAGGCGGGATACACTGGTCCCGGAAAAACGTGTACAGGTAAGGACCTGTATTGCATTTGATTCGCACTTCGCGCATTAAGTTATGTCGCTTACTGGTTTTAATGTATGCAACTATTTTAGCAATTTATCATTTACCACATCAAGTTTGCGTGGGTAAAAAGGTGACAACTTGATATAAATATGGAAACTGCAAACGTACAAATTACTTTTTCATTTTCCTCCGATCAAGAACGTCAAAGGACTCATaaaggcaataaaaagaagaaatcaaactataagatcgtgtagaagacacaatTTTAAGTATATATTCAAGAAATAAGTTGCATTCTTTTTTTAGCCTATCGCCGGCATTCGAAAACATTAATCTATTTCTGcaatattttcctttcagtAGACTAGTTTCGCGACATATCGATCGAGCAGCTAGTATTAACAAAAATCTGATAATCTACAGGATACGCAGTGGCGTGAGCTTACCTTAAAGTAGTGCCTCGTAAGTACGTGCAAATGAGCATAGTATTCAACAATCATTCACCTCAGGAATATATCCAAAGTCATTTAGGTTAGCATTTGTCTTAATATATACCATTCGGCTGCTCGGTGGCGAATATAATACTTCCTTATCACTTCAGAGCTATCACTTCAGAAGACATAGAAAGTGCCAATAATAATTGTGCGAATATGTGGTGTATAAAAGCAAGCAATCATGTTTACCATTCTTGACGCAAGTTGAGGTTTTTCTTTCAGGATTTCTAAAAGAGTGGATATTTCACAAAAAATACCTATATAATCTACCCGCATAAAGAGAAAGACTGATTAATGGTAAAAAATGGGCACCAGTACAAAGTCAcatgaaatcacaaaatatttGGAAAGATAGCTCTGTTGAAAAGGTAATTCTTCAGACATTTCTTAAAAGTAGCTAAAGAAAAACCAGGCTGTCTCATATGAATGGGCAGAGCATTCCACAACCGTGGGGCAGCCACTGCGAAAGCTCTGTCACCATAAGACTTTTGAATAGACCTTGGGACAACCAGAAGAGACTGATTAGATGACCTGAGGCTCCGACTGGGGATATATGGTGTTAGCAAATCACAAATATAAGAAGGGGCTAAATTATTCAGCgatttaaaaaccaacaacaagatcttaaaaacaatgcGATGCTCCACTGGTAACCAATGGAGCTCAGAAAGTAATGGTAAAGTATGACCAAATTTAGGATAACGCTTAACAAGACGAGCGGCGCAGTCTGTACAGACTGTAGCCTCTGAATCTGGTATTTTGGCAGTCTGTATTAAAGGGCATTGCCATTGTCTAACTTGCAAGTTGTAAAAGCATGTATAAGCGCTATTGTAGACTCCTCTGACAGATAGCTCCTAATTTTTGCTATCCTACTTAGATGGTAAAAAGCCGATTTGCATATAGCACTAATATGTTTCTCAAACGTTAAACCATTGTCAAAAACTACACCCAAATTACGAGCTGATGCTGATGACTGTACTACGGAACAACCAAATGTGAGAGAAGATAACACGGGACGAGGCCGATACTGAGAACTGGTAACAAGTAGCTCCGATTTGTCGCcgttaagcttaagcttattacAGCACATCCAGTTGTCCATCTCACAAGCACAGGCTTCAACTTGAGAAACTGCTAAAGCCTCCGCATCACCACCCCGGGAATCCAAGGACAAGTACAACTGGGTATCATCGGCATAAAGTGATAACCCATATTGTACCTTCCAACAATATCCCCGAGTGGCAAAGTGTACAGCAAGTAGAGTATGGGACCTAAAACAGACCCCGGAGGAACCCCGCATGCCAATAGGCGATGTGTAGACCTCTCCCTCCTAATACTGACGAACTGGTAACGATTGCAAAGATAGGAGGTAAACCAAGAGAGCGCAGAGCCAGTGATACCAAACCGAGTAGAAAGCCTATTAAGTAAAATAGTATGGTGTCGAACGCAGCGGACAAATCTAAAAGTAGTAAAATAACTGACTGATGATTATCTAAAGCTACCAAAATATCATTTTGGACTTTGAGAAGAGCCGTCTCAGTACTGTACAGTTGTTTGTAAGGAGATTGGAAAACTTCATCAAGGTTATTTATCGTGATATAATCTATCAGCTGCAGAGCAATAGCTCTCTCGGTAAGCTTTGACATAAACATTAAATTAGAGATTGGTCTGAAATTAGCAAAAACCTCAAAATCTAGACCCATTTTTTTCAGCAATGGATTAAGCATAGCTAACTTAAAACAGTCAGGCATCACAGCAGTGTTCATAGAGAGGTAGACAATCTTGGTCATCACAGGCAAAAGCACTGACCAGCATTCCTTCAGAACAACAGCGTGAGCAGGATCCAGAGGACAAGACTTGACAGCAGAACCAGTAATCATACTAGACACTTGAGCTTCAGTAACATTCTTGAAATGCGAGAGCACACAGCTTGCATGAGAGGAATCATCAAGATGTACCAGAGTACTTGAAGAACTGTCTAGTGAATTTCGCAAGATAGTAATCTTCTCAGAAAAAAAGTCAGCAAATTTATTAGCCAGGTCATTGTCAGAGCTCGATGTAGGATATAGAGGATCAGATTTAGTGTGTAGTAACCTATCAACGGTCTGAAACAGGACCCTCTGATCATGCTTGGAATTCTTAATGAT is a window of Montipora capricornis isolate CH-2021 chromosome 13, ASM3666992v2, whole genome shotgun sequence DNA encoding:
- the LOC138029787 gene encoding protein kinase C-binding protein NELL2-like isoform X2 → MPVTLFTLYLIACMVGRNITGQQCKPSEVSIPGKALNGHTFKATVVSGPIQCQMLCENDPKCRSYNFHILTKKCELNDETKETNPNDFVTDDQRFYMKREDDIDECTVFPFTCDVNADCHNTDGSYICTCKAGYTGPGKTCTDIDECLTGKHNCSHVAVCKDTIGSYNCTCKEGYVGDGRNCSDKRRGLQRTLEWIINFAEVCMTCLQSKANIEKLLFPIFTVVPQQLASAPCIATETW